The following proteins are co-located in the Streptomyces bottropensis ATCC 25435 genome:
- a CDS encoding acyl-CoA carboxylase epsilon subunit: MKLPDIRVEKGHAEPEEVAAITALLLARAAAQPTEATPAHRGRLRAGWRRLEREPGFRAPHSWR; encoded by the coding sequence ATGAAGCTGCCTGATATTCGCGTCGAGAAGGGCCACGCCGAGCCCGAGGAAGTGGCCGCGATCACCGCGCTGCTCCTGGCCCGTGCCGCCGCGCAGCCCACCGAGGCCACGCCGGCCCACCGGGGCCGCCTGCGTGCGGGCTGGCGCCGCCTGGAGCGCGAGCCCGGCTTCCGGGCGCCGCACAGCTGGCGCTGA
- a CDS encoding YceI family protein, translating to MGIFGRNNTTTETAAATATTSAVNPELAALTGDYTIDASHTTIGFTARHAMVTNVKGGFLDFTGSLHLDGSDPSRSTASIDVKMDSIDTGNADRDGHLKSADFFKTEEFPTMTFRSTEAVALGGDDYRITGDLSILGTTRPLTIDLEFNGAAKDPFGNERVGFEGKAEILRSEWGLTWNAALETGGVLVSDKIKLTFDISAIRNAG from the coding sequence ATGGGCATCTTCGGCCGCAACAACACGACCACCGAGACCGCCGCCGCCACGGCGACCACCTCCGCGGTGAACCCCGAACTGGCCGCGCTGACCGGTGACTACACGATCGACGCGTCCCACACCACGATCGGCTTCACGGCCCGCCACGCCATGGTCACCAACGTCAAGGGCGGCTTCCTCGACTTCACCGGCAGTCTGCACCTGGACGGCTCGGACCCGTCCCGGTCCACGGCGTCCATCGACGTCAAGATGGACAGCATCGACACCGGCAACGCCGACCGTGACGGTCACCTGAAGAGCGCGGACTTCTTCAAGACGGAGGAGTTCCCGACGATGACCTTCCGCTCCACCGAGGCGGTCGCCCTCGGCGGGGACGACTACCGCATCACCGGTGACCTCTCCATCCTCGGCACGACCAGGCCGCTCACCATCGACCTGGAGTTCAACGGCGCGGCCAAGGACCCCTTCGGCAACGAGCGCGTGGGCTTCGAGGGCAAGGCGGAGATCCTGCGCTCCGAGTGGGGCCTCACCTGGAACGCCGCGCTGGAGACGGGCGGCGTCCTGGTGTCGGACAAGATCAAGCTGACCTTCGACATCTCGGCGATCCGGAACGCCGGCTGA
- a CDS encoding polysaccharide lyase 8 family protein: MGMTPTRRNVLLLAATLAAAPTPTAYAADRSAADDDEYDTLRRRWLAIALGAGYDPTAEPYATRLRETGDLAHAFRAAMAPTADSLWPGHRFDPPAGITQSYSRLWTMAQAYAQPGTGSTGDAGLLADILRGLDHLTATVYHPSTTRYGNWWEWQIGSPRLLLDIVAALYADLTPARRAEACAAVDHFIPDALLREYSGTSTGANRVDLCRSVALRGILGRAPEKIALARDALSPVFPYVTRGDGLYADGSFVQHTWVAYSGTYGQVMLDGLGRLFALLAGSAWEVTDPNRQIVLDGVERAYAPLIHDGLVMDSVNGRAISRGYLKGDDRHIMRGDHFHGQGIIAAIALLALGATTAERERWHGRIKGWIARDTVTPILTARQFGVADLARLHAVAASPVAAAPDPVGHRLFPAMDRAVHRRPGFVVNIAMASDRIAHYECGNGENPRGWHTGAGATLWWAAGRGDQYTDWFWPTVDWYRLPGTTVSTQRLADREGGEWGEPKPAVRWVGGTTDGEYAAIGQHLKGLGSTLEARKSWFCLADAVLCLGAGITCADGVPVETVVDNRNLGEGGGTAHPPLVRGRLWAHLEGHGGWVFADPSAGSPGSPGSLAGAPVLRTLGEDRTGAWSDINTGGTTERRTRRWQTLWLDHGTDPVNAGYAYLLMPGASRHAVEARAADRRWLSILANDSACQAVHVPSLGLIGATFWHAGTVGPLTASAGASVLIRRRGGTATLCVSEPPRTGEPLEIIWRGPVRGVIRADESVEVLEPAPGRLRLRVTPGTACATHTCELSLP, encoded by the coding sequence ATGGGCATGACCCCCACCCGCCGGAACGTCCTGCTCCTCGCCGCGACCCTGGCGGCGGCGCCCACCCCCACCGCGTACGCCGCCGACCGGTCCGCGGCCGACGACGACGAGTACGACACCCTGCGCCGCCGCTGGCTGGCCATCGCACTCGGCGCCGGATACGACCCCACCGCCGAGCCCTACGCCACCCGCCTGCGCGAGACCGGCGACCTCGCCCACGCCTTCCGCGCGGCCATGGCACCCACCGCGGACTCCCTCTGGCCCGGCCACCGCTTCGACCCGCCCGCGGGAATCACCCAGAGCTACAGCCGCCTGTGGACGATGGCCCAGGCCTACGCGCAGCCGGGCACCGGCTCCACCGGCGACGCCGGCCTCCTCGCCGACATCCTGCGCGGCCTCGACCACCTCACCGCGACCGTCTACCACCCCTCCACCACCCGCTACGGCAACTGGTGGGAGTGGCAGATCGGCAGCCCCCGCCTCCTGCTGGACATCGTGGCCGCCCTGTACGCCGACCTCACGCCCGCCCGGCGGGCCGAGGCCTGCGCGGCGGTCGACCACTTCATCCCCGACGCGCTGCTCCGCGAGTACAGCGGCACCTCCACCGGCGCCAACCGCGTCGACCTCTGCCGCTCCGTGGCCCTGCGCGGCATCCTCGGCCGCGCCCCCGAGAAGATCGCCCTGGCCCGGGACGCCCTCTCACCGGTCTTCCCGTACGTCACCCGGGGGGACGGGCTGTACGCCGACGGTTCGTTCGTGCAGCACACCTGGGTCGCCTACTCGGGGACGTACGGACAGGTCATGCTCGACGGACTGGGCAGGCTCTTCGCGCTGCTGGCCGGGTCTGCCTGGGAGGTGACCGACCCGAACCGGCAGATCGTCCTCGACGGTGTGGAACGGGCGTACGCGCCGCTCATCCACGACGGACTGGTGATGGACAGCGTCAACGGCCGTGCCATCAGCCGGGGTTACCTCAAGGGCGACGACCGGCACATCATGCGCGGCGACCACTTCCACGGCCAGGGGATCATCGCCGCGATCGCGCTGCTCGCGCTCGGCGCCACCACCGCGGAGCGCGAGCGGTGGCACGGGCGGATCAAGGGGTGGATCGCCCGCGACACGGTCACCCCGATCCTGACCGCGAGACAGTTCGGCGTCGCGGACCTGGCCCGGCTGCACGCCGTCGCCGCGTCCCCGGTCGCCGCCGCGCCCGACCCCGTCGGCCACCGTCTCTTCCCCGCCATGGACCGGGCCGTCCACCGCCGCCCGGGCTTCGTGGTGAACATCGCCATGGCCTCCGACCGCATCGCCCACTACGAGTGCGGCAACGGCGAGAACCCGCGCGGCTGGCACACGGGCGCCGGTGCCACCCTCTGGTGGGCCGCCGGGCGCGGCGACCAGTACACGGACTGGTTCTGGCCCACCGTCGACTGGTACCGCCTCCCCGGCACCACCGTCTCCACCCAACGGCTCGCCGACCGGGAGGGCGGCGAGTGGGGCGAGCCGAAGCCGGCCGTGCGGTGGGTCGGCGGCACCACGGACGGCGAGTACGCGGCGATCGGCCAGCACCTCAAGGGGCTCGGCTCCACGCTGGAGGCCCGCAAGTCGTGGTTCTGCCTCGCGGACGCCGTGCTCTGCCTCGGGGCGGGGATCACCTGCGCGGACGGCGTGCCGGTGGAGACGGTGGTCGACAACCGGAACCTGGGTGAGGGCGGCGGTACGGCTCACCCGCCGCTCGTACGCGGCCGGCTCTGGGCCCACCTGGAGGGCCACGGCGGCTGGGTCTTCGCGGACCCGTCGGCGGGCAGCCCCGGCAGCCCCGGCAGCCTCGCCGGAGCGCCAGTCCTGCGCACCCTCGGGGAGGACCGCACCGGCGCCTGGTCCGACATCAACACCGGCGGTACGACCGAGCGCCGCACCCGTCGCTGGCAGACCCTCTGGCTGGACCACGGCACCGATCCGGTGAACGCCGGCTACGCCTATCTGCTCATGCCCGGGGCGTCCCGCCACGCCGTCGAGGCCCGTGCCGCCGACCGGCGCTGGTTGTCGATCCTCGCCAACGACAGCGCCTGCCAGGCGGTTCACGTCCCCTCGCTCGGGCTGATCGGCGCCACCTTCTGGCACGCCGGTACGGTGGGCCCGCTGACCGCCTCCGCCGGGGCGAGCGTGCTGATCCGCCGCCGGGGCGGGACCGCTACCCTCTGCGTGAGCGAACCACCGCGCACGGGCGAGCCGCTGGAGATCATCTGGCGTGGTCCGGTGCGCGGGGTGATCCGGGCGGACGAATCCGTCGAGGTGCTGGAGCCCGCGCCCGGTCGGCTACGGCTGCGCGTCACCCCCGGGACGGCCTGCGCCACCCACACCTGTGAGCTGTCTCTCCCCTGA
- a CDS encoding acyl-CoA carboxylase subunit beta, with protein sequence MTVLDEAPGEPTDARGRVAELHEIRAQALAGPSEKATEAQHAKGKLTSRERIELLLDPGSFNEVEQLRRHRATGFGLEAKKPYTDGVITGWGTVEGRTVFVYAHDFRIFGGALGEAHATKIHKIMDMAIAAGAPLVSLNDGAGARIQEGVSALAGYGGIFQRNTRASGVIPQISVMLGPCAGGAAYSPALTDFVFMVRETSQMFITGPDVVKAVTGEEITQNGLGGADVHAETSGVAHFAYDDEETCIAEVRYLLSMLPQNNRENPPRAEVSDAPDRRSDVLLDLVPADGNRPYDMTKVIEEIVDDGDYLEIHERWARNIICALGRLDGQVVGIVANQPQSLAGVLDIEASEKAARFVQMCDAFNIPIITLLDVPGFLPGVDQEHGGIIRHGAKLLYAYCNATVPRISLILRKAYGGAYIVMDSQSIGADLTYAWPTNEIAVMGAEGAANVIFRRQIAEAEDPEAMRVRMVKEYKAELMHPYYAAERGLVDDVIDPADTRAVLIRSLAMLHTKHADLPSRKHGNPPQ encoded by the coding sequence ATGACCGTTTTGGATGAGGCACCGGGTGAGCCGACGGACGCGCGCGGGCGAGTGGCCGAACTGCACGAGATCCGTGCCCAGGCTCTGGCCGGCCCCAGCGAGAAGGCGACCGAGGCGCAGCACGCCAAGGGCAAGCTGACCTCCCGGGAGCGCATCGAGCTGCTGCTGGACCCGGGCTCCTTCAACGAGGTCGAACAACTGCGCCGGCACCGGGCCACCGGATTCGGTCTGGAGGCCAAGAAGCCGTACACCGACGGTGTGATCACCGGCTGGGGCACGGTGGAGGGCCGTACGGTCTTCGTCTACGCCCATGACTTCCGTATCTTCGGCGGCGCGCTGGGCGAGGCCCACGCCACGAAGATCCACAAGATCATGGACATGGCCATCGCGGCCGGAGCCCCGCTGGTCTCGCTCAACGACGGCGCGGGCGCCCGTATTCAGGAGGGCGTCTCCGCCCTCGCCGGCTACGGCGGCATCTTCCAGCGCAACACCCGGGCCTCCGGTGTCATCCCGCAGATCAGCGTGATGCTCGGCCCCTGCGCGGGCGGCGCGGCCTACAGCCCCGCCCTCACCGACTTCGTCTTCATGGTCCGCGAGACGTCGCAGATGTTCATCACCGGCCCGGACGTCGTCAAGGCGGTCACCGGCGAGGAGATCACGCAGAACGGACTCGGCGGTGCGGACGTGCACGCCGAGACGAGCGGTGTGGCCCACTTCGCCTACGACGACGAGGAGACGTGCATCGCCGAGGTGCGCTACCTCCTGTCGATGCTCCCGCAGAACAACCGCGAGAACCCGCCGCGCGCGGAGGTCTCCGACGCGCCCGACCGCCGCAGCGACGTCCTGCTCGACCTGGTCCCGGCCGACGGCAACCGGCCCTACGACATGACCAAGGTGATCGAGGAGATCGTCGACGACGGCGACTACCTGGAGATCCACGAGCGCTGGGCCCGCAACATCATCTGCGCCCTCGGGCGGCTCGACGGCCAGGTGGTCGGCATCGTCGCCAACCAGCCGCAGTCCCTCGCGGGCGTCCTGGACATCGAGGCGTCGGAAAAAGCTGCGCGCTTTGTCCAGATGTGTGATGCTTTTAACATCCCGATCATCACGCTGCTGGATGTCCCCGGGTTCCTCCCGGGCGTCGACCAGGAGCACGGCGGAATCATCCGCCACGGCGCCAAGCTGCTGTACGCGTACTGCAACGCGACCGTGCCCCGGATCTCCCTGATCCTGCGCAAGGCGTACGGAGGTGCCTACATCGTCATGGACAGCCAGTCCATCGGCGCCGACCTCACGTACGCCTGGCCGACCAACGAGATCGCCGTCATGGGCGCCGAAGGCGCCGCCAACGTCATCTTCCGCCGTCAGATCGCCGAGGCCGAGGACCCCGAGGCGATGCGGGTCCGCATGGTCAAGGAGTACAAGGCCGAGCTGATGCACCCGTACTACGCGGCCGAACGCGGCCTCGTCGACGACGTGATCGACCCCGCGGACACCCGCGCGGTCCTCATCCGCTCCCTCGCGATGCTCCACACCAAGCACGCGGACCTGCCGTCCCGCAAGCACGGCAACCCGCCGCAGTAA